A DNA window from Linepithema humile isolate Giens D197 chromosome 6, Lhum_UNIL_v1.0, whole genome shotgun sequence contains the following coding sequences:
- the LOC137000352 gene encoding uncharacterized protein, whose protein sequence is MAEEKKICLDKINVTVAKHTDYPSPEIPETLSFAKEQKLIQESIDSLIKTIPYKHWRNYVKPTDDVSSTFTPGVDHYRARTLKPGQWRPFGADGVLTNPPRVFIEQHNEEVKRRAAAMAEKERDSLPENIVSLKDLADSTWLRKKNEKAKALKRKELEKVRATKRKPDREVIRNKCNLFF, encoded by the coding sequence ATGGCTgaggaaaagaaaatatgctTGGACAAGATAAATGTAACAGTAGCAAAACATACAGATTATCCATCGCCGGAAATACCGGAAACATTATCATTTGCGAAGGAACAGAAGTTGATACAAGAATCTATTGATTCGTTGATAAAAACTATTCCGTACAAGCATTGGCGTAATTATGTGAAGCCCACCGACGATGTAAGCAGTACTTTTACACCTGGCGTGGACCATTATCGGGCCAGGACCTTGAAACCTGGACAATGGCGTCCTTTCGGTGCCGATGGTGTACTCACAAATCCTCCTCGCGTCTTCATTGAACAACACAACGAGGAAGTTAAACGAAGAGCTGCTGCTATGGCTGAGAAAGAACGCGATTCGTTGCCTGAAAATATAGTAAGTTTAAAGGATTTAGCGGACAGTACATGGCTGAGGAAGAAGAACGAGAAGGCAAAAGCCTTGAAGAGGAAAGAGTTGGAAAAAGTTAGAGCGACAAAGAGAAAACCAGATCGAGAGGTAAtcagaaataaatgtaatttatttttctaa